From the Rhizobium sp. ARZ01 genome, the window CGCTCGACATAAGTATCGACCGACATGGGATGGGTGAGCGATGCCAGGCTGGCAAGCCGCAACCGCGTCGAGGAATCGCGGCCACGGTGCGCCGCCGCAATCGACGCGAGTTCAGTGTCCGCCGCCGAGAGGAACAGGATATCGCCCGGCGACTGGCCGAGATCGATCGCCTCCTTGCCGTCGGCGATCGTGCCCTTTTGTGCTAGAAGGAGATGCAAACCGGCCTCCCTTTTGCCGAATGCCTCGGCACCGCCCTGCCCTTCAGGCTGCCGCGGCGGCGATCGCCGCGCGAACGGCAGTCTCGTCCATGTCGTGCAGACCGATCACGACAAGGCGCGTCCCGCGCGTCTCGCCCGACTGCCAGGCGCGTTCGAAATACTGGTCAATGCGGCTTCCGACAGCCTGGATCAAGAGGCGCATCGGCTTGCCGGGGACATCGGCGAAGCCCTTCAGACGCAGAACGTCGTGCTCTGTAATCACCCCTTTCAGCCGCTCGATGAAGACGGCCGGATCAGCGACGGGGCCGAGCTCGACGACGAAGCTGTCGAACTCGTCGTGGTCGTGATCATGCTCCTCGCCGTTCTCGTGCTCCAACTCATGGTGCGACTTGCGATTGGCAATGTCCTCCTCCGTGCCGATGCCAAGGCCGAGCAGGACGGCAGCGGCGACATCGCCGTTCTTCGCTTCGATCATCGCCGGCTTGCGGGCAATGCGGGAGGCGACTTCCTCGCGGACCATCTTCAGTCCTGCGGCGTCGATCAGGTCGGTCTTGTTGAGCACGATCAGGTCGGCGGCCGTCAGCTGGTCCTCGAACAGCTCCTCCAGCGGGCTTTCGTGATCGAGGTTCTCGTCTTCAATCCGCAAGGCATCGACCTTGTCATGGTCATCGGCAAAGCGACCGGCGGCAACCGCGGCGCTGTCCACCACGGTGACGACGCCATCGACCGTCACCTGAGTCTTGATTTCCGGCCAGTTGAAGGCGGCGACGAGCGGCTGCGGCAGCGCCAGGCCCGAGGTTTCGATGACGATGTGGTCGGGGCGGTTCTCGCGCTCGAGCAGCTTCGACATGGTCGGAATAAAATCGTCGGCGACCGTGCAGCAGATGCAGCCGTTGGTCAGCTCGATGATGTCATCCTCGCTGCAGGCCTCCGCACCACACCCCTTCAGCACGTCGCCATCGACGCCGAGATCACCGAACTCGTTGATGATCAGCGCGATCCGCTTGCCATTGGCGTTCTGCAGCAGGTTGCGAATCATCGTCGTCTTGCCCGCGCCGAGGAAACCGGTGATGACGGTGGCGGGGATCTTTTGCTGGAGCATAGGCTCAACCCTTCATTTTCAGCGGCAGGCCTGCCGCGACAAAATAGACTTCGGTGGCGACCGACGCCACCTGTTGGTGCAATCGCCCGGCGTGGTCGCGAAATTCGCGCGCCATCTTGTTGTCCGGCACGATGCCGAGGCCGACTTCGTTCGAGACGAAGAAAAGCTTGCCCGGCGCAGTCACGATCGCAGCGGCTAGATCGTCGAATGCAGCGTTCATGTCATGCCCTTCGAGCATCAGGTTCGTCACCCACAGCGTCAGGCAGTCGACAAGAAGGGCACGGTCGTCGCGCGCGGTGTCGTTGATACATTCCGGCAGTGCCAACGGTTCCTCGTGGGTGACCCACCCATGGCTGCCGCGCTGCGCCTTGTGCTGCTCGATACGCTCGCGCATCTCATCGTCCCAGGCCCTGCCCGTCGCGATGTAGTGCTTCGAAAGGCCCGTCTCTGCGACCAGCCTCTCTGCAAATGCGGATTTTCCGGAACGCGCACCGCCCAGAACCAGGACGGCTCCGGGCGATACGGTTTTCATCAGGCTGCCTTTGCGATCTTCTCGTTGGCGAAGCCGAGCGAGAGGCCAAGCACGATCCAGAAGAACAACGTCGTGGCGAGCGCCGCCACGGCGAACTCCGCGCCGAGGACAGCAGGCACGTCGCTGGCGAGGTCCGTCGGCTGCGGCGCGCCATAGACGTGCGGCGCCGCAATCAGGGCCATGCCGGCGACTTTGGCACCCAAACCGTCCTTCAAAATCAGGAGGTAGAGCCCGCCCGCCGAAAGGGCGACCGTCCCCAGCCACCAGACCTGCCGCTCGGCAAGGTCGGCTGCCGGAAAGCCGGGAAGCTCCGGCGGCAGACCGATGGCCGGCAGCAGGTGCACGGCAAGCCAGCCGGCAGCCCCCCAGAGAGCGCCGTTAGCGACCGTGATCGGGTTGCCCGTCACGAGGCTGACGCCTGCGAGGAGCAGGCCAAAGCCCGCACCCGCCACCAGATTGGCAAGCAGCGTGCCGGAAAACCGGCTCATGCCGAACATGATGCCGCCTTCCTCTTCGTCATGCGCAGCGCCGCCATGAGCGTAGGCGACGGACACCGGCGAGAGATAGGAACCGACCTTTGATAGGGCGGCACCCAAATCAAGGGCAGAATGCTCTTGCGTTGTCTGAAGATGGGTCTCGGTGCCCGTTCCAGCCGGTGCCGTCTCGGCTCCGCCGCCTTCATACTCCTCGGCATGAAGGATGAGCGGAATCACGCGCGCCTCCTGGGCGACCGTCATCAGGGCGCCAGAGAACAGCCCGGCCACCAAGGCGGCCAGGAGATATTTGACGATCATGTCATCCCCCTTAGTGGCAGGGGAAGCCGTAGGAGTGGCGAGTGTCGTGCGCGGTATCGTGCAGGACCGACGAATTGGCGAGGCCTGCGCCGAACACCAGGAATCCGCCGAGCAGAAGCGCTACGAGACCGGCATAGAGACGATCGTTGAGGGAAAGGGAAACAGAAGAAACGTTAGCAGCCATGACAACCTCCGTGCTGGCAATGGGGAACATCCCCTAGGCGGGCACTATGCCCTTCATTGGAGGCAGGTCTCCTGGCTCGTGGCGTCAGGTGCATTGCACCAACGGTCCATCCTCGCCTTCCCGGATGAAAGCAGCATGAAAGGCGGACGATTCGTAGAGATAGAGGCGTCCAGACCCCGGTTCATCATGCCGCCACCCAGTGGCTTTGCCGATCGCTTCAAGACCGGCTGGATAGGCCTCGCCACTCTACAGTCGCGGGGTCGGCCGTGATTGGAGCGCCCTGATTGGGTCCACCCCGTCACATTCCCATTTACGCGCCCGTTCGTTTCCGGACCGGCGCGCCATCCAATAGGCGATGATTATGCCCGGCGAGCGAGGAAGTCAATCGACCGTCAGCGTCATCCATATTCCGGAAACCGGCGTCACGACACCGGCCCGATCAATAACCGGGGCCGCTCCGCCGCATGCCGCCCTGATAGACCGGACCGTCGTAGTATCTCTCGACCGGCCCCTCGTAGTAGCCGCCGTAACCGCCGACGGGACCCTCCAGGTAACCGTCGACCGGCCCTTCGTATACGCCATAGCCGTCGACCGGCCCCTCGTAGATCCGATAATCATCATTGGCGTAACGGTTATCTTGATAGCGCTGCCGCGCCACACGCTCGCGATTGCGATTCGCGGCGAACTGGCCCGATTCGCGCAGTTGGCGATACTGCTTGCGGGTGAGGTAGCCATCGGCGCTATAGCCGAGCGAACGCTGCCATGCCGCAATTGCCGACCGGGTTCGCGGACCAAATACGCCATCGGCGCCGCCCGTGCTGTAGCCGAGCGCATTCAGCCAACGCTGCGATTGGGCACGCGTGCCGGCATCAAGATAGGCTTCGCGGACGTCCGGCGGCGTTTGGTACACCGTCGTCTGTGACTGCAGTTTTTGCCTGGCAGCAGGCTGTTCGGTAACGACACCGCTTGCGCTCGCATTGTCCTCTACCGTCGTACCGTCATCCTGTGCCGTCGTACCGATGTTGGTGTTTTTCTCGAGGTCGGCCAGGCGCCGGCGCGCCTGCTTGGAAAACCGGCCATTCGGATACTCGCTGAGATATTTTTCGAAGGCCTCGGCCCGGCCGTTGAGAACAGCGCGGCTCCAGCTATTGTCCTCGCGCCGAGCGAGACGCTCGGCCTCGTCGCTCTCAGCCTTGGTCGCCGTACCCGCTGCAGTCGAGCCATCCAGCTCGGTGGGCAGGGCTTCAGCATCCAATGCATCTGCGGCATTTGGAGTTTGCACCGGCGCGGTCGGTTCGGAGCTGGCCTTCGCAGCCTGCTCGGCCTTCAGCCGCGCTGCCTCTGCGGCCTCTTCGGCCTTGGCGCGTTCGGCTTCAGCCGCTGCTTGCGCAGCCTCTGCCTTTGCCTTTGCTTCTGCCGCTGCCGCGTCTGCCTTGGCCGCAGCCTCAGCTGCAACCCAGGCATCCTGTTCGGCCCTGATCCGAGCAGCCTCAGCGGCCTCTTCGACGCGCTTACGCTCCGCCTGTGCAGCCGCCTGCTCGGCATCAGCCTTTGCCTTTGCTTCTGCCGCTGCCTTGGCTTCTTGTTCCGCCTTCAGGCGCTCTGCCTCGGCCTTCGCCTGTTGCTCCGCCTTCAATCGCGCAGCTTCCGCCGCTTCTTCTGCACGTTTGCGCTCTGCTGCGGCTTTTTCTTCCGCGACGCGTTTTGCTTCTGCTTCCGCGCGTGCCTGCTCTTCCTTCCGCAGACGTTCGGCTTCCTCAAGCCGTTTACGTTCGGCTTCGGCGGCAAGCCTTTCCTCTTCGACCTTCGCCTTCTCGGCCTTGACCTTGGCCTCTTCCTCGGCCTTCAGACGCGCGGCCTCGGCGGCCTTCTGCTCGGCTTGCGCCTTTTCCTTCTCGGAAGCTGCAACGCCGCCCGCCTCTTGCGTCGTCTCTTTCGCATCGGTCGCAGGCTTGGCCACGCCGGCCGCGTTCAACTCGGCAAGGCGAAGCCGGGCGATCGAGGCGAACGTGCCGTTCGGATACTGCTTGAGGTAATCTTCGAACCCCGCCGGATCACTGCTGGACGAAACCTTTTGCCAAAGGGAAAATTCGGATTCCCATCGCTTGCTCGCGCTCACAGCCGGCTTCGTTTCCGCCGCCTGCACCGCAGGTCCGCCCGCAAGGGCAAGTCCCAGCAGGCTGGCCAGTCCGAGTTTCGCAAAACGCGCGCTGGTCATGCAAGTTCCCTTTCGATCGCTGCAGAGACGCCTTCGCAGGCTAGCCGCTATTGGACGCCTTCAAGGCCATGGTACCGGATTCCGGCGCAACTTTGGTGATTGTCGATCATAACCGAATTTGCGCGGGCATCTGCAATATTCGACGTTTCTGGACGGTCAATTAATCGGGAAAACTCAATCACATCGCATGAACGAAGCCAGCCATTGTGGGTCAAGGACAACCTCGAGCTCGGCTGCCACGCCATCTAGGGCTTCATCGACCGCCTTGCCATAGTCGAAGCCGCCACCTGCAATTCCGAACTCGGCCAGCAGGCCGGCCCGAAAGGGGGCACTGGACAGCAGGCCGTGCAGATAGGTGCCGAAGACACGCCCGTCCGCAGACGTCGCCCCGTCGGCGCGGCCGTCGATCGCCACAGCCGGCCTGGCACAATCGGGGCCGGTGGTCCGGCCGAGATGAATCTCATATCCTTCAAGCGGAACGTCATAGCGAAGCGAACGCGCAACACTGTTGCGCACTGTTTTTTCCGGCGCCATTTCGGTCTCCACCTCAAGCAGACCGAGCCCTTCGACCTCGCGATCGCTCCCCTCGATGCCGAGAGGATCGGTCACACGCCGGCCGAGCATCTGGTAGCCGCCGCAGATCCCGATGATATGTCCGCCGCGGCGATGATGCTGTTCCAGATCACGGTCCCAACCTTGGGCCCGAAAATCGCTGAGGTCGGCGATGGTGGATTTCGAACCGGGAAGGATGACGAGACCGGCATCCGCGGGGATGCGCTCGCCGCGGCGGACGAAAACGAGATCGACGTCCGGTTCCTGGCGCAGCGGATCGAAATCGTCAAAATTGGCAATACGGGACAACACCGGCACCGCCACCCGCAGCGCCCGAGCCTGCCCTGTCGTCAGCCGCTCCAGCACCACGGAATCCTCAGCCGGCAGCCGCCGGGCATGTTTCAGCCACGGCACGACGCCGAAGCAGGGCCAGCCGGTGTGCGCCCCGACCGCCCTGATGCCGTCGTCGAAAAGCGAAACGTCGCCACGGAACTTGTTGATGAGGTAGCCGGTCACCATCGACCGGTCTTCCTCGGGAAGGATCGCATGGGTTCCGACGAGGGAGGCGATGACGCCGCCGCGATCGATATCGCCCACCAGCACGACGGGCACGCCGGCCCGCGTCGCAAACCCCATATTGGCGATATCGCCGGCCCTGAGGTTGATCTCCGCCGGCGAGCCGGCTCCTTCGACCACGACAAGGTCGGCGCCTTCGCTGACCGCTTCGAAACTATCCAGCACTGCACTCAGCAATTTCGGCTTCAAAGCCTGGTAGTCCCGCCCCTTTGCCTGGCCGAAAACCTTGCCCTGGACTACGATCTGACTACCGGTGTCGGACTGCGGCTTGAGAAGTACCGGGTTCATATGCACCGAAGACGGCACACGCGCGGCCAACGCCTGAAGCCACTGCGCCCGACCGATCTCGCCGCCGTCGGCCGAAACAGCAGCGTTGTTCGACATGTTTTGCGGTTTGAACGGCCTGATCTTGAGGCCCCGATTCGAAGCTATCCGGCACAGGCCCGCAACCAGTACCGTTTTCCCGACATCGGAGCCTGTTCCCTGCAGCATGATTTTTTTCGTCATGTGCCTTCACTAGCATCGCGCCCGCTGGCGGCAAAGTCCTGAAAACGGCGCGTTGCCGCCGCGATCCGGCGTCGCCCCGCCACATTCTCACACCACGCCGGAGCGCCCTTGCGCAAAACATCTATTTGCGACACTCAATGCCGAGAACGATTGCGATTCCAACATTACGCAAGCGTATACACAAGTCTGGATGCGACGGACACACGCGGCGCCCGCAATGAGGACCAAGACCATGCTGTACATCTTCAGCAAACCGAATTTCATTCAGATCGCATGGAACGGACTGGCGCCACAAAACCAGTCGCGCATTCGCAATGTCGTTGCCGACGCACCGCTTGGACCACTTCGTGTCATTCGCACAGGAAATGTCGGCTAAGAACGTCGACATCGCCGCAGCACCAATGCCTCCAGCCGTCGGCGGAGGCATTTTCTTTTGATCTCTGCAAAAGAAAAAGCCGCAGCGCACTTAAGCCCCGCGGCTGGTCCGAAACACGGACAAGGCCGGAATACGCACCGGCGATATTCGACCCCGGTACGCACTACCTGATCCGGGGACCGGCAGTAACTTGGCTGCCGTGACGACACAATTAGCCGCACATCGTTACCGGATCGTTATTGAGACCTTAACCAAAAGTGAATTGCGCGTATTTATTGCAGATAGAACCACTTTTTTCGCGCTACCGCCGTTTAGGGCTCTGGGCTCCGCTGAAGCCCACTCATTCGCTGCAAGGTTGATTTCTTTGTCGGAATCCTTACCCTGACTGCTGCGACAAAACACGTACGGTCGGTGACAGGGTTCGATCCTTCCGAGACAGCAGAAGATGGATGTCGCCGCAAGCAGGGTATCGACTTGCCTGACGCGCTTATCGGCCCCCAGCCTGCCGCTTGTGACGACCGGGCAGAACAGGAAATGCAGAGCCTCGTCCTGCCCCAGATGGTTTGCTGCATTGAGACTGGGAGGTCTTGAGACCATGGAAAAACTTCTCGCTGCAACCATCCTGGCCGCTGGCCTCTACGCCGGTTCCGGGTCCGCACAGGCTGCCGATTGCGGTAGCGTTTCGATCGCAGAGATGAATTGGGCATCGGCCGGTGTTGCCGCGCAGGTCGACAAATTCATCCTCGAGAATGGTTATGGCTGCACGGTCAACCTCGTGACCGGCGACACGATGCCGACCTTTGCCTCTATGAACGAAAAGGCCGAACCGGACCTGGCGCCGGAATTCTGGGTGGATTCGGTGCGCACCGCGCTCGATGCCGCAATCGCAGAGGGCCGCCTTATCCAGGCTGCACCGCTCCTTTCCGAGGGCGGCGTGCAAGGCTGGTGGATCCCCAAATTCCTTGCCGACGCCCACCCCGACATCAAGACTGTTCAAGACGCCCTGAAGCATCCGGATCTGTTCCCGGCGCCAGAAGACCCCAAGCGTGCCGCAGTCTACAACTGCCCTCCGGGCTGGAACTGCCAGATTTCCACGGCCAATCTTTACAAGGCACTGGGAGCCGACAAGCTGGGATTCGATCTGGTCGACACGGGCTCGGCCGCGGGCCTGGATGGATCGATTGCCAACGCCTTCGAAAAGAAGATCGGCTGGCTCGGCTACTACTGGGCGCCGACCGCGATTCTCGGCAAGTACGACATGATCAAGCTCCCCTTCGGCGTCGAACACGACAAGAAGGAATGGGATGCCTGTACCGCCATTCCGGACTGCCCGAACCCGAAACTGAACGGTTACCCGGTCGCCGGCGTCTATACGATCGCGACCAAGGCGTTCACCGAAAAGGCGGGCGTCGCCATGGACTACGTCAAGACACGCAAGTGGGACAACCAGACGGTCAGCAAGGTGCTGGCCTGGATGAGCGAGAACCAGGGCACGAACGAGGACGCAGCGAAGTACTTCCTGCAATCCTATCCGGACCTGTGGACAACCTGGGTGTCCCCGGAGGTGGCAGAAAAGGTCAAAGCCGCGCTCTAACGCGGCGGAACAGGCAATAGAACTCCGGGCCGCCTGCGAGAC encodes:
- a CDS encoding cobyric acid synthase; this translates as MTKKIMLQGTGSDVGKTVLVAGLCRIASNRGLKIRPFKPQNMSNNAAVSADGGEIGRAQWLQALAARVPSSVHMNPVLLKPQSDTGSQIVVQGKVFGQAKGRDYQALKPKLLSAVLDSFEAVSEGADLVVVEGAGSPAEINLRAGDIANMGFATRAGVPVVLVGDIDRGGVIASLVGTHAILPEEDRSMVTGYLINKFRGDVSLFDDGIRAVGAHTGWPCFGVVPWLKHARRLPAEDSVVLERLTTGQARALRVAVPVLSRIANFDDFDPLRQEPDVDLVFVRRGERIPADAGLVILPGSKSTIADLSDFRAQGWDRDLEQHHRRGGHIIGICGGYQMLGRRVTDPLGIEGSDREVEGLGLLEVETEMAPEKTVRNSVARSLRYDVPLEGYEIHLGRTTGPDCARPAVAIDGRADGATSADGRVFGTYLHGLLSSAPFRAGLLAEFGIAGGGFDYGKAVDEALDGVAAELEVVLDPQWLASFMRCD
- a CDS encoding ABC transporter substrate-binding protein, encoding MEKLLAATILAAGLYAGSGSAQAADCGSVSIAEMNWASAGVAAQVDKFILENGYGCTVNLVTGDTMPTFASMNEKAEPDLAPEFWVDSVRTALDAAIAEGRLIQAAPLLSEGGVQGWWIPKFLADAHPDIKTVQDALKHPDLFPAPEDPKRAAVYNCPPGWNCQISTANLYKALGADKLGFDLVDTGSAAGLDGSIANAFEKKIGWLGYYWAPTAILGKYDMIKLPFGVEHDKKEWDACTAIPDCPNPKLNGYPVAGVYTIATKAFTEKAGVAMDYVKTRKWDNQTVSKVLAWMSENQGTNEDAAKYFLQSYPDLWTTWVSPEVAEKVKAAL
- the cobW gene encoding cobalamin biosynthesis protein CobW: MLQQKIPATVITGFLGAGKTTMIRNLLQNANGKRIALIINEFGDLGVDGDVLKGCGAEACSEDDIIELTNGCICCTVADDFIPTMSKLLERENRPDHIVIETSGLALPQPLVAAFNWPEIKTQVTVDGVVTVVDSAAVAAGRFADDHDKVDALRIEDENLDHESPLEELFEDQLTAADLIVLNKTDLIDAAGLKMVREEVASRIARKPAMIEAKNGDVAAAVLLGLGIGTEEDIANRKSHHELEHENGEEHDHDHDEFDSFVVELGPVADPAVFIERLKGVITEHDVLRLKGFADVPGKPMRLLIQAVGSRIDQYFERAWQSGETRGTRLVVIGLHDMDETAVRAAIAAAAA
- a CDS encoding CbtB-domain containing protein, whose product is MAANVSSVSLSLNDRLYAGLVALLLGGFLVFGAGLANSSVLHDTAHDTRHSYGFPCH
- a CDS encoding CbtA family protein; the encoded protein is MIVKYLLAALVAGLFSGALMTVAQEARVIPLILHAEEYEGGGAETAPAGTGTETHLQTTQEHSALDLGAALSKVGSYLSPVSVAYAHGGAAHDEEEGGIMFGMSRFSGTLLANLVAGAGFGLLLAGVSLVTGNPITVANGALWGAAGWLAVHLLPAIGLPPELPGFPAADLAERQVWWLGTVALSAGGLYLLILKDGLGAKVAGMALIAAPHVYGAPQPTDLASDVPAVLGAEFAVAALATTLFFWIVLGLSLGFANEKIAKAA
- the cobU gene encoding bifunctional adenosylcobinamide kinase/adenosylcobinamide-phosphate guanylyltransferase gives rise to the protein MKTVSPGAVLVLGGARSGKSAFAERLVAETGLSKHYIATGRAWDDEMRERIEQHKAQRGSHGWVTHEEPLALPECINDTARDDRALLVDCLTLWVTNLMLEGHDMNAAFDDLAAAIVTAPGKLFFVSNEVGLGIVPDNKMAREFRDHAGRLHQQVASVATEVYFVAAGLPLKMKG
- a CDS encoding peptidoglycan-binding protein, translating into MTSARFAKLGLASLLGLALAGGPAVQAAETKPAVSASKRWESEFSLWQKVSSSSDPAGFEDYLKQYPNGTFASIARLRLAELNAAGVAKPATDAKETTQEAGGVAASEKEKAQAEQKAAEAARLKAEEEAKVKAEKAKVEEERLAAEAERKRLEEAERLRKEEQARAEAEAKRVAEEKAAAERKRAEEAAEAARLKAEQQAKAEAERLKAEQEAKAAAEAKAKADAEQAAAQAERKRVEEAAEAARIRAEQDAWVAAEAAAKADAAAAEAKAKAEAAQAAAEAERAKAEEAAEAARLKAEQAAKASSEPTAPVQTPNAADALDAEALPTELDGSTAAGTATKAESDEAERLARREDNSWSRAVLNGRAEAFEKYLSEYPNGRFSKQARRRLADLEKNTNIGTTAQDDGTTVEDNASASGVVTEQPAARQKLQSQTTVYQTPPDVREAYLDAGTRAQSQRWLNALGYSTGGADGVFGPRTRSAIAAWQRSLGYSADGYLTRKQYRQLRESGQFAANRNRERVARQRYQDNRYANDDYRIYEGPVDGYGVYEGPVDGYLEGPVGGYGGYYEGPVERYYDGPVYQGGMRRSGPGY